The following coding sequences lie in one Sorghum bicolor cultivar BTx623 chromosome 6, Sorghum_bicolor_NCBIv3, whole genome shotgun sequence genomic window:
- the LOC8070984 gene encoding mediator of RNA polymerase II transcription subunit 15, with amino-acid sequence MQQPPPQGFLVAAGTGMPPSQGSGSLVSAEAARTRAAEQMAFEDAWKALNPDFRTPFASVEDAVSRLLPYHVFADYEEDDDVVEPINGGGSSSISTTTEKSSSQKWDDDTVAQVESFLEHFEKQVLTFNVMTQRHVEGFNRTEEQLILEKSVVEDERVQLERVRAAVAQRQQQEQQEAAARTRLAFAQAQAAGGWQAAQPAASWQAIVAAGRGEGAGSRGQALAPAVVMQQQHQQQEETVMTAGAWQALGGSNEQALMQAVMVQQHMQRQRQEEEMMAAAAAAASRGEGASFGQALPPAMVTQLMQQQNQQRQQEEMMTAAAFRGDVASSGEQQAMASAVMMRQLHVLQQQHQQEVMAAGGWQLGLGGRQAYIAPRGDGSSSSHSQAALPPAMLQLEQPGPGQGQGQASIAGSGMALPWHGIPDGREQ; translated from the exons atgcagcagccgccgccgcagggCTTCCTCGTCGCTGCTGGAACTGGAATGCCGCCGTCGCAGGGATCCGGGAGTCTCGTCTCGGCGGAGGCGGCGCGGACGCGCGCGGCGGAACAGATGGCATTTGAGGACGCGTGGAAGGCCCTAAACCCTGACTTCAGGACGCCCTTCGCCTCCGTCGAGGACGCCGTCAGCAG GCTGCTGCCCTACCACGTATTCGCAGACTATGAAGAGGACGATGACGTTGTTGAGCCCATCaatggcggcggcagcagcagcatctcCACCACAACAGAGAAGTCAAGCTCCCAGAAATGGGACGATGACACGGTAGCCCAGGTGGAAAGTTTTCTCGAGCACTTCGAGAAGCAGGTGCTGACCTTCAACGTCATGActcagcgacacgtggaagGCTTCAACCGCACCGAGGAACAGCTCATTCTGGAGAAGTCTGTGGTGGAAGACGAGCGGGTGCAGTTGGAGCGCGTGCGCGCGGCCGTTGCGCAGcgccagcagcaggagcagcaggaggCCGCCGCGCGCACGCGCCTTGCGTTCGCGCAGGCGCAGGCCGCGGGCGGGTGGCAGGCGGCGCAGCCCGCTGCATCGTGGCAGGCGATCGTGGCTGCCGGACGCGGCGAAGGTGCCGGCTCCCGCGGGCAGGCCCTCGCACCGGCCGTGGtgatgcagcagcagcatcagcagcaggaggagaCGGTGATGACCGCGGGCGCCTGGCAGGCGCTCGGGGGTTCCAATGAGCAGGCTCTGATGCAGGCCGTGATGGTGCAGCAGCACATGCAGCggcagaggcaggaggaggagatgatggcagcggcggcggcggcggcgtcacgCGGCGAGGGTGCATCCTTTGGACAGGCGCTGCCACCGGCCATGGTAACACAGCTGATGCAGCAACAGAACCAGCAGCGGCAGCAGGAGGAGATGATGACGGCGGCGGCGTTTCGCGGCGACGTGGCCTCCTCCGGCGAGCAGCAGGCGATGGCGTCGGCCGTGATGATGCGGCAGCTGCATGTGCTGCAGCAACAGCACCAGCAGGAGGTGATGGCGGCCGGCGGGTGGCAACTGGGTCTGGGCGGGCGGCAGGCATACATTGCGCCTCGCGGTGACGGCAGCTCAAGCTCTCACTCTCAGGCGGCGTTGCCTCCtgcgatgctgcagctggagcagCCAGGTCCAGGACAGGGGCAGGGGCAGGCCAGCATTGCTGGGAGTGGGATGGCGCTGCCGTGGCATGGGATCCCCGATGGAAGGGAGCAGTAG
- the LOC8070985 gene encoding membrane-anchored ubiquitin-fold protein 4: MAEKEGAKVGAEEMEEREQEGEAEEVEVKFRLFDGSDIGPIRCNAAATTVAALKDRVVADWPKDKSIIPKTASDVKLISGGKILENDKNVAQCRAPFGDLPSSAITMHVVVQPSSAKSKPDKKANKLPKTTRCSCTIL; this comes from the exons ATGGCGGAGAAGGAGGGGGCGAAGGTTGGGGCGGAAGAGATGGAAGAGCGGGAGCAGGAAggggaggcggaggaggtggaggtgaAGTTTCGTCTCTTTGACGGCTCCGACATCGGCCCCATCCGCTGcaacgccgccgccaccaccgtcGCCGCTCTCAAGGATCGCGTCGTCGCCGACTGGCCCAAAG ATAAATCAATTATCCCAAAGACTGCTAGTGATGTGAAACTAATAAGTGGAGGCAAAATTCTAGAAAATGACAAGAATGTTGCACAGTGCAGAGCTCCTTTTGGTGATCTTCCCAGTAGTGCTATCACGATGCACGTTGTCGTTCAACCATCATCAGCCAAATCAAAACCAG ATAAGAAGGCGAACAAGTTGCCCAAAACCACACGTTGCTCATGTACCATACTATGA